From Xenopus tropicalis strain Nigerian chromosome 3, UCB_Xtro_10.0, whole genome shotgun sequence, the proteins below share one genomic window:
- the LOC116409575 gene encoding vomeronasal type-2 receptor 26-like — protein sequence MRFLLQFYQQLQALRYAVEEINRSSDILPNATLGFYAYDSCAAMRNELQGTLWMLTGLSQEIPNYCCRESPPLSAIIGHSKSSFSMLMAHILGLYRFPQLTHYIKNVRVKLRNGRQVFFHKDGNPPAVYDIINLQPESNGTLKQVKVGSYDTLNSSGEIFSLDTSSVWWATSNAEIPLSVCSQSCPVGFKKVAKKGEPVCCFQCVPCSQGEISNQTDAIECWSCPWDMWPNSARDRCIVKPIEFLSYEDPLGIILAATSTLSSMVPISVFRLFIHYKSTPIVRANNYSVSCILLVSLSFCFLCALAFIGYPQPENCLLRQAAFGLVFTLCVSCILAKTVIVVFAFMATKPGSSLKKWTTPRVPYMIITICTFIQLTLCIFWLSISPPFPQYNIEAKPGIIVVECNENSPFAFWCMLGYLGLLATVSFTVAFLARRLPDNFNEAKLITFSMLAFLSVWVYFIPASLSAQGKYTVAMEIFAILTSSWALVFCMFLPKCFIILFRPDMNSRDNLMGKDRSSR from the exons GTTTCTACTTCAGTTCTACCAGCAGTTGCAAGCCTTGAGGTATGCAGTGGAAGAGATCAACAGGAGTTCTGACATTCTCCCAAACGCTACCCTCGGTTTCTATGCTTATGACTCTTGTGCGGCAATGCGAAATGAGTTGCAAGGGACTCTCTGGATGCTGACCGGCCTGAGCCAGGAGATACCAAATTACTGCTGCCGGGAAAGTCCTCCACTGTCTGCTATCATTGGGCACTCAAAATCCTCCTTTTCCATGTTAATGGCACATATCTTGGGACTATACAGATTTCCACAG TTAACGCATTATATTAAGAACGTCCGGGTGAAGCTCAGGAATGGAAGACAAGTTTTCTTTCATAAGGATGGAAACCCACCGGCTGTTTATGATATAATAAACTTGCAGCCAGAGTCAAACGGTACCCTGAAGCAAGTGAAAGTGGGAAGCTACGACACGTTGAATTCTTCTGGGGAAATCTTTAGCCTTGACACAAGCTCAGTGTGGTGGGCAACTTCCAATGCTGAA atTCCCCTCTCTGTTTGCAGCCAGAGCTGCCCAGTGGGGTTCAAAAAAGTAGCAAAGAAAGGGGAACCAGTGTGCTGCTTCCAGTGTGTTCCCTGTTCCCAAGGGGAGATCTCCAATCAGACAG ATGCCATTGAGTGCTGGAGTTGCCCCTGGGACATGTGGCCCAACAGTGCAAGAGACAGATGCATTGTAAAGCCCATTGAGTTCCTTTCCTACGAGGATCCCCTGGGGATCATCCTGGCAGCCACCAGTACTCTCTCCTCTATGGTCCCAATTTCCGTCTTTCGACTTTTCATTCATTATAAATCCACCCcaattgtgagagccaataactaTTCAGTGAGTTGTATTCTCTTAGTATCTCtgtctttctgcttcctctgtgctTTGGCTTTCATTGGTTACCCCCAACCTGAGAACTGCCTTCTGCGCCAGGCGGCATTTGGCCTCGTCTTTACCCTCTGTGTAtcctgcattttggccaaaactgttattgttgtttttgCCTTCATGGCCACTAAACCCGGGAGCAGCCTCAAAAAATGGACAACTCCCCGTGTGCCCTACATGATCATTACCATCTGCACCTTCATACAACTCACTTTGTGCATTTTCTGGCTCTCTATCTCCCCTCCTTTCCCACAATACAATATTGAAGCCAAACCTGGAATCATTGTTGTAGAGTGCAATGAAAATTCTCCATTTGCcttctggtgcatgctgggatatctTGGACTTTTAGCCACTGTCAGTTTCACTGTAGCTTTCCTGGCCAGGAGGCTCCCAGACAACTTCAATGAGGCCAAACTAATAACATTCAGCATGTTGGCcttcctcagtgtgtgggtgtacTTTATCCCAGCCTCTCTCAGTGCCCAGGGCAAGTATACTGTTGCCATGGAGATCTTTGCCATTCTGACTTCCAGTTGGGCCCTTGTGTTCTGCATGTTCCTCCCCAAATGTTTCATCATATTGTTCAGACCCGACATGAACTCTAGGGACAACCTTATGGGAAAAGACAGAAGCAGTAGATGA